One Mesorhizobium loti genomic window carries:
- a CDS encoding Sua5/YciO/YrdC family protein: protein MAEILAAGEALERALALLEGGDVVAIPTETVYGLAGDATNGIGVARIFEAKGRPRFNPLIAHVADMAMAERIAVFDPLSKRLAQAFWPGPLTLVLPQRPGNGIHPLVTAGLDTIALRMPRGFGGDLIAKLGRPLAAPSANSSGRISATTAQAVAADLGARIKLVVDGGATPVGLESTIVKAEGAGLRLLRPGGIAAEEIEAAIGMTLLRGGTAGVEAPGMLASHYAPGAAMRLNADTVGEGEALLAFGGQRAEGWRHAAAFLNLSASGDLREAASNLFAYMQDLDRSGAHTIAVETIPFDGLGEAINDRLSRAAAPRDNTQPTP, encoded by the coding sequence GTGGCTGAGATACTTGCCGCCGGCGAGGCGTTGGAGCGGGCACTGGCGCTGCTCGAAGGCGGCGATGTCGTCGCCATCCCGACGGAGACCGTCTACGGGCTTGCCGGCGACGCCACCAACGGCATTGGCGTGGCGCGCATTTTCGAGGCCAAGGGTCGGCCGCGGTTCAATCCCTTGATCGCCCATGTCGCTGACATGGCGATGGCCGAGCGCATCGCGGTGTTCGATCCATTGTCGAAGAGACTGGCACAGGCGTTCTGGCCGGGTCCGCTGACGCTGGTGCTGCCGCAGCGGCCCGGCAACGGCATCCACCCGCTGGTCACGGCCGGGCTCGACACGATCGCTCTGCGCATGCCGAGGGGCTTTGGCGGCGATCTCATCGCAAAACTCGGCCGGCCGCTTGCCGCACCCAGCGCCAATTCATCGGGCAGGATCAGCGCGACGACGGCGCAAGCGGTGGCAGCCGATCTCGGCGCACGCATCAAGCTGGTGGTCGATGGCGGCGCGACGCCGGTCGGACTGGAATCGACCATCGTCAAGGCCGAAGGGGCAGGATTGCGCCTGCTTCGTCCCGGCGGCATCGCCGCCGAAGAGATCGAGGCGGCCATCGGCATGACGCTGTTGCGCGGCGGCACCGCCGGCGTCGAGGCGCCGGGCATGCTTGCCTCACACTATGCGCCGGGCGCGGCGATGCGGCTCAATGCTGATACGGTTGGTGAGGGCGAGGCGCTGCTTGCCTTCGGCGGTCAGCGGGCCGAAGGATGGCGGCATGCAGCCGCCTTCCTCAATTTGTCCGCATCAGGCGATCTGCGCGAAGCGGCGAGCAATCTTTTCGCCTATATGCAGGATCTCGATCGCAGCGGCGCACACACCATCGCTGTCGAGACGATTCCCTTCGACGGGCTCGGCGAGGCCATCAACGACCGGCTCTCTCGCGCGGCCGCCCCTCGTGACAACACTCAGCCCACACCGTAG
- a CDS encoding glycyl-tRNA synthetase subunit beta yields MPDLLLELRSEEIPARMQRKAAGDLKKMLTDGLVEAGLTYEAAREYWTPRRLTLDIRGLTARSKDISEEIKGPSTSAPEQAVQGFLRKAGLSSVAEAHVHSDPKKGDFFVAHISKPGRAAEEIIAELVPGIIRNFPWPKSMRWGPASAKPGSLRWVRPLQSILCTFGPETEEPVVVDFEIDGIRSGNVTFGHRFLAPGEITVRRFDDYVSKLEAAKVVLDADRRKEIILADARNLAFANGLDLVEDEGLLEEVSGLVEWPVVLMGEFEQDFLAIPAEVIRLTIRANQKCFVTRPQGEGEALSNRFILTANIEARDGGKEIAHGNGKVVRARLSDALYFWTTDQGDLPDLGQLEASAEKFGLDLKKPLDQRMARLDHLGVTFHAKLGTQGERVERISRLAEELAPTVGADPALAARAAVLAKADLTTEIVGEFPELQGAMGRKYALLQGEHPSVAAAIEEHYKPQGPSDRVPSDPVSAAVALADKLDTLVGFWLIDEKPTGSKDPYALRRAALGVVRILVENSVRLNVVETMEAHVPRAHQSIKEALLRQGGTFAIGQGMQQFRGRQVDSSVLDLLAFFHDRLKVYLRDQGARHDLIDAVITPQSDDLLQIVRRVEALGSFLDTEDGKNLLAGTKRAANILAAEEKKKTAIAEAVEPALFQENAEKSLFAAVNQAEKQAGEAIQNEDFSAAMLALSALREPVDSFFEGVLVNDEDLAVRANRLALLTRIRAATGQVADFSKIAG; encoded by the coding sequence ATGCCTGACCTGCTTCTAGAACTTCGCTCCGAGGAAATCCCCGCGCGCATGCAGCGCAAGGCGGCGGGTGATCTCAAGAAGATGCTGACCGACGGTCTGGTCGAGGCGGGTCTGACCTATGAGGCGGCGCGCGAGTACTGGACGCCGCGGCGCCTGACTCTCGACATCAGGGGGCTGACCGCACGCTCGAAGGATATAAGCGAAGAGATCAAGGGGCCGTCGACATCAGCCCCCGAGCAGGCGGTCCAGGGGTTCCTGCGCAAGGCCGGGCTGTCTTCGGTCGCCGAGGCGCATGTCCATTCCGACCCGAAGAAGGGCGACTTCTTCGTCGCCCACATTTCGAAGCCGGGCAGGGCGGCCGAAGAGATCATCGCCGAGCTGGTGCCGGGCATTATCCGCAATTTCCCCTGGCCGAAGTCGATGCGCTGGGGGCCGGCCTCGGCCAAGCCGGGCTCGCTGCGCTGGGTGCGGCCGCTGCAATCGATCCTGTGCACCTTCGGCCCTGAGACCGAGGAACCTGTCGTGGTCGACTTCGAGATCGACGGCATTCGCTCCGGCAACGTCACCTTTGGCCATCGTTTCCTGGCGCCGGGCGAAATCACCGTGCGCCGCTTCGACGATTATGTGAGCAAGCTGGAAGCGGCAAAGGTCGTGCTCGACGCCGACCGTCGCAAGGAGATCATTCTTGCCGACGCCCGCAACCTCGCCTTTGCCAACGGGCTCGACCTGGTCGAGGACGAAGGCTTGCTGGAGGAAGTGTCCGGTCTGGTCGAATGGCCCGTCGTGCTGATGGGCGAGTTCGAGCAGGATTTCCTCGCCATTCCGGCCGAGGTGATACGGCTGACCATCCGCGCCAACCAGAAGTGCTTTGTCACGCGCCCGCAAGGCGAGGGCGAGGCGCTCTCCAACCGCTTCATCCTCACCGCCAACATCGAAGCCAGGGACGGCGGCAAGGAGATCGCCCACGGCAACGGCAAGGTGGTGCGCGCCCGTCTGTCCGACGCGCTCTATTTCTGGACGACCGACCAGGGCGATCTGCCCGATCTCGGCCAGCTCGAAGCATCGGCTGAAAAGTTCGGGCTCGATCTGAAAAAGCCGCTCGACCAGCGCATGGCCCGCCTCGACCACCTCGGCGTTACCTTCCACGCCAAGCTCGGCACGCAAGGCGAGCGAGTGGAGCGGATCAGCCGGCTCGCCGAAGAACTGGCGCCGACCGTCGGTGCTGACCCGGCGCTCGCCGCTCGCGCCGCGGTTCTCGCCAAGGCCGATCTCACCACCGAAATCGTCGGCGAGTTCCCCGAACTGCAGGGCGCCATGGGCCGCAAATACGCGTTGCTCCAGGGCGAGCACCCGTCCGTGGCCGCGGCCATCGAGGAGCACTACAAGCCGCAAGGTCCATCTGATCGTGTACCGAGCGATCCGGTGTCGGCTGCGGTAGCGCTTGCCGACAAACTCGACACGCTGGTCGGCTTCTGGCTGATCGACGAAAAACCTACTGGGTCAAAAGACCCCTATGCCTTGCGAAGGGCAGCGCTGGGCGTGGTCAGAATATTGGTGGAGAACAGCGTACGGCTGAACGTCGTTGAAACGATGGAAGCTCATGTTCCGCGAGCTCATCAATCGATAAAGGAGGCTCTCCTTAGGCAAGGTGGAACCTTCGCTATCGGCCAAGGAATGCAACAATTCAGAGGGAGGCAGGTTGATTCCAGCGTCCTCGACCTCCTCGCCTTCTTCCACGATCGCCTCAAAGTCTACCTTCGCGACCAGGGCGCTCGCCACGATCTCATCGACGCCGTCATCACGCCGCAGTCCGACGACCTCTTGCAGATCGTCCGCCGCGTCGAAGCGCTCGGCTCCTTCCTTGATACCGAGGACGGCAAGAACCTGCTCGCCGGCACCAAGCGTGCGGCCAACATCCTGGCTGCCGAGGAGAAGAAGAAAACGGCGATTGCCGAAGCCGTTGAGCCGGCTCTGTTCCAGGAGAATGCCGAGAAATCGCTGTTTGCGGCGGTGAATCAGGCAGAGAAGCAAGCCGGCGAAGCGATTCAAAACGAAGACTTTTCGGCCGCCATGCTGGCGCTTAGCGCGTTGCGCGAGCCCGTTGATTCATTCTTTGAAGGTGTTCTCGTGAATGATGAAGACCTGGCGGTGCGAGCCAACCGTCTGGCGCTCCTCACCCGCATCCGCGCGGCGACGGGTCAGGTCGCGGATTTCTCGAAAATCGCCGGCTGA
- a CDS encoding glycyl-tRNA synthetase subunit alpha, which yields MHPSRSFQGLILTLHNYWAAYGCVILQPYDMEVGAGTFHPATTLRALGPRRWNAAYVQPSRRPKDGRYGENPNRLQHYYQYQVILKPNPPNLQELYLGSLQAIGVDPLLHDIRFVEDDWESPTLGAWGLGWECWCDGMEVSQFTYFQQVCGIECAPVAGELTYGLERLAMYVQGVDNVYDLNFNGREGADKVTYGDVFLQAEQEYSRHNFEYANTAMLLRHFEDAEAECKALLEAGAPASNDNLPMHKMVFPAYDQCIKASHVFNLLDARGVISVTERQSYILRVRNLAKACGEAFLKTQAGGLAA from the coding sequence ATGCACCCCAGCCGCTCGTTCCAGGGGCTGATCCTGACCTTGCACAATTACTGGGCTGCCTATGGTTGCGTCATCCTCCAGCCCTACGACATGGAGGTCGGTGCCGGCACGTTTCATCCGGCAACGACGCTGCGCGCGCTCGGGCCGCGTCGCTGGAACGCCGCCTATGTCCAGCCCTCGCGCCGCCCCAAGGATGGCCGCTATGGCGAGAACCCGAACCGGCTGCAGCATTATTACCAGTACCAGGTGATCCTGAAGCCGAACCCGCCGAACCTGCAGGAGCTTTATCTCGGTTCGCTCCAGGCGATCGGCGTCGACCCGCTGCTGCACGATATTCGTTTTGTCGAGGACGACTGGGAAAGCCCGACGCTGGGCGCCTGGGGGCTTGGTTGGGAATGCTGGTGCGACGGCATGGAAGTCTCGCAGTTCACCTATTTCCAGCAGGTCTGCGGCATCGAATGCGCGCCGGTGGCGGGCGAGCTGACCTACGGGCTGGAGCGGCTGGCCATGTATGTGCAAGGCGTCGACAATGTCTACGACCTCAACTTCAACGGCCGCGAGGGCGCCGACAAGGTCACCTATGGCGATGTCTTCCTGCAGGCTGAGCAGGAATATTCGCGCCACAATTTCGAATACGCCAACACGGCGATGCTGCTCAGGCATTTCGAAGACGCCGAAGCCGAGTGCAAGGCGCTGCTTGAGGCCGGCGCGCCGGCCTCGAACGATAATCTGCCGATGCACAAGATGGTCTTCCCGGCCTACGACCAGTGCATCAAGGCCAGCCATGTCTTCAACCTGCTCGACGCACGCGGCGTGATCTCGGTCACCGAGCGGCAGAGCTACATCCTGCGGGTGCGCAACCTGGCGAAAGCCTGCGGCGAGGCGTTTCTGAAGACGCAGGCCGGCGGATTGGCGGCTTAG